Proteins encoded in a region of the Balnearium lithotrophicum genome:
- a CDS encoding helix-turn-helix domain-containing protein: protein MKQLKKFKGASLHISNTPFKKTIKRGTKIKTKLDLTKDPNVRKRLKWIQHYEKHQNARLTCRYFGISPTTFYKWKNRYKKYGLEGLKDRNKRPHRVRQPQ, encoded by the coding sequence ATGAAACAATTAAAGAAATTCAAAGGTGCATCCCTGCACATATCAAATACACCCTTCAAAAAAACAATCAAAAGAGGAACGAAAATCAAAACCAAACTCGACCTAACAAAAGACCCAAACGTGAGAAAAAGACTTAAATGGATTCAACACTACGAAAAACACCAAAATGCAAGACTAACCTGCAGATACTTCGGAATAAGTCCAACCACCTTCTACAAATGGAAAAATAGATACAAAAAGTACGGTTTAGAAGGCCTCAAAGACAGAAACAAAAGACCTCACAGAGTAAGACAACCTCAGAT